A DNA window from Brassica napus cultivar Da-Ae chromosome A4, Da-Ae, whole genome shotgun sequence contains the following coding sequences:
- the LOC106445479 gene encoding histone acetyltransferase GCN5-like, with protein MDSHSSHLNAANRSRSSQPPSPSHSASASSSLHKRKLAASEDHAPPSTSFPPSSNDDLESLSAARGADSGSDPEESEYAVHDGYEEDFAPEPDQDSSIRTFTAARLDVNGSSRNAKIKTEEISTVELQAGTGTAGAIAPKDEAAKILTCGAYIAREEALRREEEAGRLKFVCYSNDGVDDHMMCLIGLKNIFARQLPNMPKEYIVRLLMDRKHKSVMVLRKNEVEGGIPLVVGGITYRPYHRQRFGEIAFCAISADEQVKGYGTRLMNHLKEHARDVDGLTHFLTYADNNAVGYFLKQSFTKEIYLEKDVWHGYIKDYDGVLLMECRIDPKLKYTNLSSMISKQRKAIDEMIRELSNCQNVYQVAEFQKKEGGSSKNIRVEDIPGLRDAGWTPDQWGHTRYTLFSGSGDSVTKQKQLNALIRGLLKTMQDHSDAWPFKEPVDPLDVPDYYEFIKDPIDLKTIGKRVESEQYYMTLDMFVADTRRMFNNCRTYNSPDTVYYRCATKLQAHFFSKVQAALQSGAKSQ; from the exons ATGGACTCTCACTCTTCTCACCTCAACGCAGCAAATCGTTCTCGCAGCTCTCAACCTCCCTCTCCTTCCCACTCCGCCTCCGCCTCTTCATCCCTCCACAAACGCAAACTCGCCGCGTCTGAGGATCACGCTCCTCCCTCCACTTCCTTCCCTCCTTCCTCCAACGACGACCTCGAGAGCCTCTCCGCCGCGCGCGGAGCCGATTCCGGCTCAGACCCCGAGGAATCAGAGTACGCCGTCCACGACGGCTACGAGGAAGACTTCGCTCCCGAACCGGATCAGGACTCTTCGATCCGCACATTCACCGCCGCGAGACTCGATGTCAACGGTTCGAGTCGCAACGCTAAGATTAAGACGGAGGAGATCTCAACGGTGGAGCTTCAGGCTGGGACTGGGACAGCTGGCGCGATTGCGCCGAAGGATGAGGCTGCTAAGATATTGACCTGCGGGGCTTACATTGCGAGAGAAGAAGCTTTGAGGAGAGAG GAAGAAGCTGGGCGGCTCAAATTTGTCTGTTACTCTAATGATGGCGTTGATGACCATATGATGTG TTTGATTGGGTTGAAGAACATATTTGCAAGACAGCTGCCTAATATGCCAAAGGAGTACATTGTTCGCCTTCTCATGGATAG GAAACATAAGTCTGTCATGGTCCTAAGAAAAAATGAGGTTGAAGGTGGCATCCCTCTTGTTGTAGGTGGTATCACGTATCGTCCATATCACAG GCAGAGGTTTGGAGAAATAGCTTTTTGTGCAATCAGCGCAGATGAACAAGTTAAAGGCTACGGTACCAGATTGATGAACCACTTGAAAGAACATGCACGAGATGTTGATGGATTGACGCATTTTCTTACTTATGCTGACAACAATGCTGTTGGTTATTTTCTCAAACAG AGTTTTACTAAAGAGATTTACTTGGAGAAAGATGTATGGCATGG GTACATCAAAGACTATGATGGTGTCCTACTTATGGAATGCAGAATTGATCCAAAGcttaaatatacaaatttgtCAAGCATGATTAGCAAGCAGAGAAAA GCAATTGATGAAATGATAAGAGAGTTATCAAACTGTCAGAATGTGTATCAAGTTGCTGAATTTCAAAAG AAAGAAGGTGGAAGTTCTAAAAATATCAGAGTTGAGGATATTCCTGGCTTAA GGGACGCAGGTTGGACCCCAGATCAGTGGGGGCACACGCGTTACACATTATTCAGTGGTTCTGGAGATAGTGTAACAAAGCAAAAGCAGTTGAATGCACTTATTCGCGGGCTTTTGAAG ACAATGCAAGACCATTCTGATGCTTGGCCTTTTAAAGAACCAGTTGATCCTCTCGATGTTCCTGATTACtatgaatttattaaagatcCCATTG ATCTGAAGACAATTGGGAAGAGAGTAGAGTCCGAGCAGTACTACATGACACTTGACATGTTTGTGGCTGATACGAGAAGGATGTTTAACAATTGTAGAACTTACAACTCCCCAGATACCGTGTACTACAGATGTGCAACCAA GTTGCAAGCACATTTCTTTAGCAAAGTACAAGCAGCTCTCCAGTCTGGTGCTAAATCTCAATAG
- the LOC106445480 gene encoding probable arabinose 5-phosphate isomerase translates to MHTVFFRSQQIEQRRKKPLSLSDRSTMGSLPPTHLDFSSHQDISKDNLLTLFKSQQDLLNHFFKHLDLTQTLSFSRLLLSASGTVFFTGVGKSAFVANKVSQTLVSLSFRSSFLSPLDALHGDIGALSSRDVLVLFSKSGATEELLRLVPCAKARGAFLVSLTSVPGNPLAGVCDMNVHLPLERELCPFNLAPVTSTAIQMVFGDTIAVALMAARNLTKEEYGANHPAGRIGKSLIFKVKDVMKKKDELPVCKEGDLIMDQLVELTSKGCGCLLVVDAAHRLIGTFTDGDLRRTLKASGEAIFKLSVGEMCNRKPRTIGPETMAVEAMKKMESPPSPVQFLPVVNEDNTLIGIVTLHGLVSAGL, encoded by the exons ATGCACACAGTCTTTTTTAGATCTCAGCAAATcgaacaaagaagaaagaaacctctctctctctcagacaGATCAACAATGGGATCTCTGCCACCGACACACCTCGACTTCTCATCTCACCAAGACATCTCGAAAGACAACCTCCTGACCCTCTTCAAATCCCAGCAAGACCTCCTCAACCACTTCTTCAAACACCTCGACCTCACCCAAACCCTCTCCTTCTCCCGCCTCCTCCTCTCCGCCTCCGGCACCGTCTTCTTCACCGGCGTCGGCAAATCCGCCTTCGTCGCCAACAAGGTCTCCCAGACCCTCGTCTCCCTCTCCTTCCGCTCCTCCTTCCTCTCCCCCCTCGACGCCCTCCACGGCGACATCGGCGCCCTCTCCTCCCGCGACGTCCTCGTCCTCTTCAGCAAATCCGGCGCCACCGAGGAGCTCCTCCGCCTCGTCCCCTGCGCCAAGGCCAGAGGCGCCTTCTTGGTGTCTCTCACCTCCGTCCCCGGGAACCCCCTCGCCGGAGTCTGCGATATGAACGTGCATTTGCCGCTCGAGAGGGAGCTTTGTCCGTTTAACCTCGCTCCCGTGACGTCCACGGCGATTCAGATGGTGTTTGGGGATACCATCGCGGTTGCTCTCATGGCGGCTAGGAACCTGACCAAGGAGGAGTATGGAGCTAATCATCCCGCCGGTAGGATCGGCAAGAGCTTGATCTTCAAG GTTAAGgatgtgatgaagaagaaagatgagcTTCCGGTTTGTAAAGAAGGAGACTTGATCATGGATCAGTTGGTTGAGCTGACCAGCAAAGGGTGTGGTTGTTTGCTTGTTGTTGATGCAGCTCATCGCTTGATCGGTACGTTCACTGATGGAGATCTTCGCCGGACTCTTAAAGCCAGTGGTGAAGCTATCTTCAAACTCAGTGTTGGAGAAATGTGCAACAG GAAGCCGAGGACGATTGGACCGGAAACGATGGCGGTTGAAGCTATGAAGAAGATGGAGTCACCGCCATCGCCTGTACAGTTTCTACCGGTGGTAAATGAAGACAACACCTTGATTGGAATTGTtacattgcatggtttggtttCGGCTGGTCTCTGA
- the LOC106445481 gene encoding probable inorganic phosphate transporter 1-7, whose amino-acid sequence MAGDQLNVLNALDVAKTQWYHFTAIVVAGMGFFTDAYDLFCISLVTKLLGRIYYHVDGSVKPGNLPPNVSAAVNGVAFVGTLTGQLFFGWLGDKLGRKKVYGMTLMVMVICSIASGLSFGNKPKTVMTTLCFFRFWLGFGIGGDYPLSATIMSEYANKKTRGAFIAAVFAMQGFGILTGGIFAIIIAAVFEARFPAPAYQVDALMSTVPQADYVWRIILMVGALPAAMTYYSRSKMPETARYTALVAKDAKLAASNMSKVLQVEIEAEHQRVEEISRDQSRQFGLFSKEFMKRHGLHLLGTTSTWFLLDIAFYSQNLFQKDIFSAIGWIPPAQTMNAIQEVFKIARAQTLIALCSTVPGYWFTVAFIDIIGRFAIQMMGFFFMTVFMFALAIPYDHWTHKDNRIGFVAMYSLTFFFANFGPNATTFVVPAEIFPARFRSTCHGISAASGKLGAMVGAFGFLYLAQSPDKNKTEHGYPPGIGVKNSLIVLGVVNFLGMVFTLLVPESKGKSLEEMSGENENNDESNSSSSNNNQNSTV is encoded by the coding sequence ATGGCAGGAGATCAACTCAACGTGCTAAACGCACTCGACGTTGCCAAAACGCAATGGTACCATTTCACCGCCATTGTCGTCGCCGGAATGGGATTCTTCACCGACGCTTACGACCTTTTCTGCATCTCCCTAGTCACTAAGCTTCTTGGCCGCATATACTACCACGTGGACGGCTCAGTGAAGCCAGGAAACCTACCTCCAAACGTCTCAGCCGCGGTTAACGGCGTTGCATTTGTTGGCACACTCACGGGCCAGCTCTTCTTCGGCTGGCTAGGTGACAAACTCGGGAGGAAAAAAGTTTACGGCATGACTCTAATGGTCATGGTCATTTGCTCGATAGCTTCAGGTCTCTCCTTTGGCAACAAACCTAAAACCGTGATGACCACGCTATGCTTCTTCCGGTTCTGGCTAGGGTTTGGTATCGGCGGTGATTATCCTTTATCCGCCACGATCATGTCCGAATACGCTAATAAAAAGACACGCGGCGCGTTTATAGCCGCGGTTTTCGCCATGCAAGGGTTTGGTATCTTGACTGGTGGGATCTTTGCGATCATCATAGCTGCGGTTTTCGAGGCTAGGTTTCCTGCTCCGGCCTACCAAGTCGATGCCTTGATGTCCACGGTACCTCAGGCGGATTACGTGTGGAGGATCATTCTGATGGTTGGTGCTTTGCCTGCTGCCATGACGTATTACTCGAGGTCGAAGATGCCCGAGACGGCACGGTACACGGCTCTAGTGGCCAAGGACGCGAAGCTAGCGGCTTCAAACATGTCTAAGGTTTTGCAAGTTGAGATAGAAGCAGAGCATCAACGAGTTGAAGAGATCTCTAGAGATCAGTCTAGACAATTTGGCTTGTTCTCCAAGGAATTCATGAAACGTCATGGTCTTCACTTGCTTGGAACAACAAGCACATGGTTCTTGCTTGACATCGCCTTCTATAGTCAGAACCTTTTCCAGAAAGATATTTTCAGCGCCATTGGATGGATCCCTCCGGCTCAGACCATGAACGCAATTCAAGAAGTTTTCAAGATCGCGCGTGCGCAAACCCTAATCGCCTTGTGCAGCACGGTACCTGGTTACTGGTTCACAGTGGCGTTCATAGACATCATTGGTAGGTTTGCTATACAGATGATGGGTTTCTTCTTCATGACCGTCTTCATGTTCGCTCTTGCCATTCCTTATGATCATTGGACTCACAAGGACAACAGAATAGGGTTCGTGGCAATGTACTCGTTAACATTCTTCTTTGCGAACTTTGGACCTAATGCGACAACCTTCGTGGTGCCTGCTGAGATCTTCCCGGCTAGGTTTAGATCAACCTGCCATGGAATTTCAGCGGCTTCTGGAAAGTTGGGAGCAATGGTCGGTGCGTTTGGGTTCTTGTACTTAGCACAGAGTCCTGACAAGAACAAGACGGAACATGGTTACCCTCCAGGGATTGGTGTGAAGAACTCGCTCATTGTTTTGGGTGTGGTTAATTTTTTGGGGATGGTGTTTACATTGTTGGTTCCTGAATCTAAAGGCAAGTCTCTTGAGGAAATGTCTGGTGAGAATGAGAACAATGATGAAAGCAACAgtagcagcagcaacaacaaccaAAACAGCACGGTATAA